The Halomonas sp. THAF5a genome segment GATCTGCAGGGGCCGAGCATGTCGGTGGACACCGCCTGTTCCTCGGCGCTGGTGGCCTTCCACCAGGCCTGCCAGGCAATTCGCTCGGGCGAGACCCCCATGGCCCTGGCAGGCGGCATCAGCCTGCACCTGCACCCCTACGGCTTCATCATCTTCTCCAAGGCCAGCATGCTCTCATCGTCGGGGCGCTGCCGCGCCTTCGATGCCGACGGCGACGGCTACGTGCGCTCTGAGGGCGCCGGCATGTTCCTGCTCAAGGACTACGACCAGGCGGTGGCCGACGGCGACCCTATCCTGGCCGTGGTGGCCGGCTCCGCCGTCAACACCGACGGTCACAAGCAGGGCCTGACCGTGCCCAACGCCGATGCTCAGGTGGCCCTGATGCGCCAGGCCTATGCCCAAGCCGGTATCACCCCGGACGAGATCGACTACCTCGAGACCCACGGTACGGGCACCGCCGTCGGCGATCCCATCGAGACCCGCGCCATCGGCGAAGCCCTGGCACAAGGGCGCCAGCAGCCCCTGCCCATCGGCTCGGTGAAGAGCAACCTCGGCCACCTCGAGACGGCCTCCGGCGTGGCCGGCCTTGCCAAGGCGCTCTACAGCCTGCGCCATCGCGAAGTGCCGGCCACCATCGGCATTCGCCGGCTCAATCCGAAGATTCGAACAGACGAGTGGAATCTCGAGGTGGTCCGCCGGCCGCTGCCCCTCAAGGCCGAGGGGCGCCTGGTCATCGGCGTCAACTCCTTCGGCTTCGGCGGCGCCAACGCCCACGTGATCCTCGAGAGCCCCCCGACCCCACAGACTCCGGTTCAAACCGTATCCGACGCCGACCGCCCACTGCCGCTACGCGTCACTGCGCGTGGCTCAGAGGCCCTGGCCGCCTCGGCGTCGGCGCTGGCCGAGCATCTGGAGAATGCGGAGGACAGCCTCTACGGCATCGCCCATACCCTGTATCGCCACCGCGAGCACCATCGCGATGGGCTGCTGCTGTTCGCCACCCGTCGCGAGGAGGCGGCACGGCGCCTGGCCGCCTGGAGCGCGCAGGACGAGCAGAACGATGCAGGACTCGGCATCGTGCGTGGCACCCGACTCGAACAGGCCCAGGGGCCGGCCTTCGTCTATGACGGCAACGGCTGCCAGTGGGAGACCATGGGGCGCGACCTGCTGGCCAGCTCCCAGGTCTTCGCCTCGGCGGTGGACGAGGTCGATGCGCTGTTCGAGCCTCGCGCGGGTTTCTCGCTGCGCGCCGAGCTCGAGGGCCGCCATCGCGAGGACCACGACAGCGAGGATCGCTTTGCCCGTACCGAAATCGCCCAGCCGGCACTGTTCGCCGTCCAGGTAGGCATCACCCGCCTGCTGGCCGCCTACGGCATCCACCCGACGGTGGTGACCGGACATAGCGTAGGGGAAGTCGCGGCGGCCTGGGCCAGCGGCGCCCTGTCGCTGGCCGACGCGGTGCGCGTCATCCACCTGCGCAGCCACTACCAGGGGCTGACCCGCGGTCAGGGCGAGATGAGCGCCGTGGGCCTCGGGGAAGATGACGTGCTCGCTCTTCTCGAGGGTCCGGAATACGCTGAACTCTCGCTGGCCGGCACCAACAGCGCCAAGGGCACCACCGTCGCCGGACCCGCCGAGGCGCTGACACGTCTCGAGCAAGCGCTCGACGCACAGCGCATCTTCGCCAAGCGCCTCCCCCTGGACTACGCCTTCCACAGCCCGGCGATGAACCCCATCGAGAAGGATCTGGTCGCCGAGCTGGCCGGGCTCTCCCCGAAGCCGTCTCGAGTGCCCTACGTCTCCACCGTGACCGGTGCCCGTCTCGAGGGCGAGGCGCTCGGCCCCAACTACTGGTGGGACAACATTCGCCAGCCGGTTCGCTTCGAGGCGGCGATGGCCAGCGTGGTCGAGGCAGGAACCAACGTCCTGATCGAGATCGGCTCGCATCCCATCCTACGCCGCTATCTCACGGAGGCCTTGACGCAGGCGGATCAGCCGGGCCTGGTGATCGGCACCCTCGAGCGCTCGCGGAACGGGGCCGCCTGCCTGGAGCGTACCGTGGGAGAGGCGCTGCTCAGCGGCATTGCCCACGACGACACTCCGTGGTTCCCGGTGGATTCACCGCGGGTCGAGCTGCCTCGCTACCCCTGGCAGCACCGGCGTCACTGGATCCCCGGCACGGCCAGCGCCGGCGGCCTGCTCGCGCGCCACTACGAGCATCCGCTGCTCGGCTATCGCCTGGCCCAGCAGACCCTTACCTGGGAGAGCGAGCTCGATACGGGCCGCCATCCGTGGCTCGGCGATCATGTGGTCGGCGATGCCGCGATTTTCCCCGGCGCCGGCTTCGTGGAGCTTGCCCTGGCAGTCGCCACCCAGTGGCGTGCCCCGGCCCTGCTCGATATCGAAGAGCTCGAGATCCAGGCGCCGCTGATGCTTGACGGCCCGCACGGGCGCACCCTGCGCCTCGCGGTCGAGCCGACCGATGGCCGCCTCGCCGTGCGCTCGCGTGAGACCGGCAGCGACGGTGATTGGCAACTGCATGCCACCGCGCGGATCATGGAGCAAAGCCGCGGCCTGATGCTGACGCGCCGCGCCCCAACTTGCCCACGCCGGGCGCCGGACGTGACCCTACCCGACCATTTGACGGCGGCCGCGCGCCTGGGGCTCGCCTACGGGCCGGCCTTCCAGGCCATCGACCGCGCCTGGGTCGAGGGCGACGAGGTGATCGGCACCGTCTACCCGACCGAAGCCATCGAGGCGCAGCGCGACACCCTGTGGCTACATCCCGGCATCCTCGACAGCGCCTTCCAGTTGTTCCTTCCTCTCCTCGACCACCTGGAGGCCGCCCAAGACGGCCTGGCCTTCGTGCCGGTGCGGGTCGGTCGTGTGCAGTTCGATCCCGCCGCCGGTGCCCCGACCCTGGCCAGAGCAAAGCTGATCAAGCGCGCGCCCTACTCCTTCACCGCCGACTTCGAGCTCTTCGACGCCGAGGGGCGGGCCGTGGCGGTGCTCACCGAGACCCGCTTCAAGGCCCTGCGCCTGACGAAGGGCGATGAGAACGCGCTCAGCTACCTGGACGTCGCCCTGACGCCGGCCCCCCGTCGCGAAGGACGCCTCCCGGCCAGCCTGGCAGCGCTGCAGGCCGCTCTTCCCAAGCTGATAGACGGCTATGCCGACGCCACCCAACGGCGCTACGCCCAGGAGGTGGCCCCCCTGCTCGACCGCCTGGTCGAGGCCTTCGCCGAACAGGCCCTTGCCCCCGAGCTCGACGAGGGCTGGCTCAGCCAGGCTCGCTACCAGGCCCTGGCCGGACGCCACCTGCAGGCGCGGCCGCTGCTGGATCAGCTGCTGCGCCTGCTCGAGGATGCCGGTCGGCTCGAGGCCGACGACGGCGGCTGGCGACTGGCGGACACCGATACGGTCGCCCCCGAGGCCATCTGGCAACTGCTGATCCAGGACTATCCCGGCCAGGGGGCGGCCATTGCGCGCGTTGGCCGCTTCGGCTTGCACCTGCACGAGCTGCTCGCCGGCGACGCCGACGCCGAGACCATCAACCTCTCCCGCGAGGGCCTGGCGCGGTTCAACCGCGATCTGATCGGCCATGACGGCTGGCAGGCCATTGCCGCCCCGCTGGCCGCGGCGCTGATGGAAACACGCGCGGCGCTGCCCACCGGACAGCGCTTAGGCCTGCTGGAGGCCGGCGTCGGCGCCCCGATACTGGGCGAGCGCCTCGCCGAAACCCTCGACCCTGACCGCTGCGACTATCGCATCCTCGCCGTCGGCGATCAGGCCTGGCAGCAGGCCGCGGCGCTGCGCGACCGCCAGCCGCGGATCGAGCTCGAAACCCTGGAAGCCCCGTCCACGGCCGGCGCCCCGGCCGAGCTCGCCCTGGTCAGCCTGGACATCACCGATCGCGAGGGGAGCCGTCGCCTGCTCGAGGCGCTGCCCGAGCGGCTGGCGCCCGACGCCTCGCTGCTGCTGGTCGGCCTAACGCCGTCCGCCTGGCTCGATGCCCTGCTGGCCACGCCGGGCCTCGGCGACGAGGGGGAGCCTGCGGCCGGTGCCTGCGAGCGCGAGGACGTTATCGCCTGGCTCGAACGGCTCGGTGCCGAAGAAGTGTACCCGCTGCCGCTGGAGGGCGAGACCGGCGCCTACCTGGTGCATGCCCGCCTGCCCGGCGAGCCCCGAGTCGAGCCTTATGCGCTCCGTCATCGCCTGCTGGTCGCCGACGAAACGCAGCGGTCCCTGGCCCTCTCTCTGCAGGAGGCGCTGATCGCTCAGGGCGACAACGTCACCCTGCTCGATGCCCCGCCCATGGCCGAGCATTGGCAGGCGCTGCAGCACGCAGCAAGTCAAGAGGGCGCCGCGCTCGACATCCTCGATCTCGCCGCGCCCGACACCGCGCGCTGCCGCCGGGCGGCCCACTGGGCACGGCGGCTGGAGACGCCGGCCACCGAGACCACGCTCTGGCTGGTGACCCGAGGCGTGGCCGCCATGTGGACCGCGACCGACGCCGTCGCGTCCGACGACGCCGCGCTGTGGGGCTTCGGCCGCAGCCTCGCCAACGAGGCCGATGCCTTCGAGATCAAGCTGGTCGACTTGCCCGACGATGCCGACCTGCCCGAAGCCGCCGACGAGGCGATACGCCAGGCGCTCTTGCTCGAACTGGGCGCACCGGACGCCGAGAACGAGATGGTGATCGATGCCGAGGGCCGACGCTTCGCCACCCGCCTGCGCGAGTTGCCGGCGCCTGAGCAGCGCCTCGCCGAGGAAGATGGAAACGGGCCCGGGGCCATGACCCTCGGCTTCCCGCTCCCCGGCCAACTGCGTCACCTGAGTTGGATGCCCCGCCCGCTGCCTTCTCCAGCGGCGGGCGAGCTCGAGGTGCGGGTCGAGGCCACCGGCCTCAACTTCCGCGACGTCATGTACACTCTCGGCCTGCTCTCCGACGAGGCCATCGAGAACGGCTTCGCCGGCCCGACCCTGGGGCTGGAGTTCGCCGGCGTGGTGGAGCGCGTCGGGTCCGGCGTCGACGACCTCTCCCCGGGGGATGCGGTGGTCG includes the following:
- a CDS encoding type I polyketide synthase; this encodes MTRRVALIGVAHRMPGTTPETFWDDLQAEKDLVTQVASDRWSHEAFQHPDRRHPGTSVTFAAGSLGDISGFDAEFFGISPREAAHMDPQQRMLLELTWEAMENAGIAPSRLRGSRCGVYLGIASMDYAYRIADDMAVIDAPTATGNTSSIASNRLSYLFDLQGPSMSVDTACSSALVAFHQACQAIRSGETPMALAGGISLHLHPYGFIIFSKASMLSSSGRCRAFDADGDGYVRSEGAGMFLLKDYDQAVADGDPILAVVAGSAVNTDGHKQGLTVPNADAQVALMRQAYAQAGITPDEIDYLETHGTGTAVGDPIETRAIGEALAQGRQQPLPIGSVKSNLGHLETASGVAGLAKALYSLRHREVPATIGIRRLNPKIRTDEWNLEVVRRPLPLKAEGRLVIGVNSFGFGGANAHVILESPPTPQTPVQTVSDADRPLPLRVTARGSEALAASASALAEHLENAEDSLYGIAHTLYRHREHHRDGLLLFATRREEAARRLAAWSAQDEQNDAGLGIVRGTRLEQAQGPAFVYDGNGCQWETMGRDLLASSQVFASAVDEVDALFEPRAGFSLRAELEGRHREDHDSEDRFARTEIAQPALFAVQVGITRLLAAYGIHPTVVTGHSVGEVAAAWASGALSLADAVRVIHLRSHYQGLTRGQGEMSAVGLGEDDVLALLEGPEYAELSLAGTNSAKGTTVAGPAEALTRLEQALDAQRIFAKRLPLDYAFHSPAMNPIEKDLVAELAGLSPKPSRVPYVSTVTGARLEGEALGPNYWWDNIRQPVRFEAAMASVVEAGTNVLIEIGSHPILRRYLTEALTQADQPGLVIGTLERSRNGAACLERTVGEALLSGIAHDDTPWFPVDSPRVELPRYPWQHRRHWIPGTASAGGLLARHYEHPLLGYRLAQQTLTWESELDTGRHPWLGDHVVGDAAIFPGAGFVELALAVATQWRAPALLDIEELEIQAPLMLDGPHGRTLRLAVEPTDGRLAVRSRETGSDGDWQLHATARIMEQSRGLMLTRRAPTCPRRAPDVTLPDHLTAAARLGLAYGPAFQAIDRAWVEGDEVIGTVYPTEAIEAQRDTLWLHPGILDSAFQLFLPLLDHLEAAQDGLAFVPVRVGRVQFDPAAGAPTLARAKLIKRAPYSFTADFELFDAEGRAVAVLTETRFKALRLTKGDENALSYLDVALTPAPRREGRLPASLAALQAALPKLIDGYADATQRRYAQEVAPLLDRLVEAFAEQALAPELDEGWLSQARYQALAGRHLQARPLLDQLLRLLEDAGRLEADDGGWRLADTDTVAPEAIWQLLIQDYPGQGAAIARVGRFGLHLHELLAGDADAETINLSREGLARFNRDLIGHDGWQAIAAPLAAALMETRAALPTGQRLGLLEAGVGAPILGERLAETLDPDRCDYRILAVGDQAWQQAAALRDRQPRIELETLEAPSTAGAPAELALVSLDITDREGSRRLLEALPERLAPDASLLLVGLTPSAWLDALLATPGLGDEGEPAAGACEREDVIAWLERLGAEEVYPLPLEGETGAYLVHARLPGEPRVEPYALRHRLLVADETQRSLALSLQEALIAQGDNVTLLDAPPMAEHWQALQHAASQEGAALDILDLAAPDTARCRRAAHWARRLETPATETTLWLVTRGVAAMWTATDAVASDDAALWGFGRSLANEADAFEIKLVDLPDDADLPEAADEAIRQALLLELGAPDAENEMVIDAEGRRFATRLRELPAPEQRLAEEDGNGPGAMTLGFPLPGQLRHLSWMPRPLPSPAAGELEVRVEATGLNFRDVMYTLGLLSDEAIENGFAGPTLGLEFAGVVERVGSGVDDLSPGDAVVGFGPASFSDRLIADRQAIAPLPTGLDFAAAATIPTTFFTVYYALKHLARLAPGEHVLIHGAAGGVGLAAIQVARWLGAEIHATVGSDEKRDFLRLLGVERLHDSRALTFAEEILAETDGRGVDVVLNSLAGEAINQNLRVLRPFGRFLELGKRDFYENTHIGLRPFRNNLSYFGIDSDQLMKACPELTRTLFTEMMALFEDGTFTPLPYTAFGHHQVVEAFRYMQQARQIGKVVVTQEHALAGSAQPAATTTPSLSLRDDASYLVTGGLGGFGLRTAEWLADRGARHLILIGRRGLDGPEAREGVARLQAQGVTVTAAACDVNDREALAALLARCRDELPPLRGVVHAAAVIEDALIRNLEDERLERVLAPKVAGARHLDELTRDDPLELFVLYSSATTLFGNPGQAAYVAANHWLEALAAERRARGRPVTCVRWGAIEDAGFLARHTRTREALQERLGGSALRAEAALDVLEAMLEASREGQTPSLGVLELEWSALARFLPTAAAPRFSEIAGAASGDDHQDEAGQDIARLIAELTPEELHATVTELLKAELASILMIEEEKIDVHRSVYDMGFDSLMGVELMTAIEARLGVRVPVMVLSEASTLDRLAAVLIERLSRDDAPDDDDELAALAARHGAETPSDHDTPTSQEAIS